A section of the Salvelinus alpinus chromosome 36, SLU_Salpinus.1, whole genome shotgun sequence genome encodes:
- the LOC139565117 gene encoding cytohesin-3-like isoform X1 has protein sequence MFPVQSHSLSNTSNMGSQRKDSFLWGKASTMLSSMEKQEIDTMKFHKSDLLDDIQKLRLEINSVMTEIHNIEADEENKNVVRNKRFLCGKKKFNMDPKKGIQYLVDNDLLEWTAEAVAEFLYKEEGLNKTAIGNFLGEREEMHLQTLKAFVELHEFSDLNLVQALRQFLWSFRLPGEAQKIDRMMEAFATRYCDCNAGVFQSTDTCYILSFAVIMLNTSLHNPNVKDKPTLERFFSMNRGINNGGDLPNDLLMKLYESIRNEPFKIPEDDGNDLTHTFFNPDREGWLLKMGGRVKTWKRRWFILTDSCLYYFEYTTDKDPIGIIPLENLCVREIEDSIKQYCLEIYNPRGQKIKACKTENGGRVVEGKHQSYRMSAATADERDDWIGSIRASITKDPFYDLVSLRKRKVINNNNASQD, from the exons ATGTTTCCTGTACAGTCACACTCTCTCTCCAACACCTCCAACATGGGCAGCCAAAGAAAAGACAGCTTCCTCTGGGGAAAAG CTTCCACAATGCTTAGCTCAATGGAGAAGCAGGAGATAGACACCATGAAGTTTCATAAGAGTGACCTATTAGATGACATTCAG AAGCTGAGGTTGGAGATTAACAGCGTCATGACGGAAATCCACAACATTGAGGCGGACGAGGAGAA CAAAAATGTTGTGAGAAACAAGAGGTTCTTATGTGGGAAAAAGAAATTCAACATGGATCCTAAAAAG GGTATTCAGTACCTGGTTGACAATGACCTGTTGGAGTGGACAGCAGAGGCAGTGGCTGAGTTCCTATACAAAGAGGAAGGACTGAACAAGACAGCCATTGGGAACTTTTTAGGAGAGAG GGAGGAAATGCACCTTCAAACTCTGAAAGCCTTTGTAGAACTACACGAGTTCTCCGACCTGAATCTGGTGCAGGCACTGAG GCAGTTCCTGTGGAGTTTCCGTCTCCCTGGAGAAGCCCAGAAGATTGATAGGATGATGGAGGCATTCGCTACACGCTACTGTGACTGTAATGCAGGGGTCTTCCAGTCAacag ACACCTGCTACATCCTGTCCTTTGCCGTCATCATGCTGAACACCAGTCTCCATAACCCCAACGTGAAGGACAAGCCCACTCTGGAGCGCTTCTTCAGTATGAACAGAGGCATCAACAACGGGGGTGACCTGCCCAACGACCTGCTCATG AAACTCTATGAGAGCATTCGGAACGAGCCATTCAAAATTCCAGAGGATGATGGGAACGACCTCACACACACTTTCTTCAACCCGGACAGAGAGGGTTGGCTGCTCAAAATGG GAGGAAGGGTGAAAACATGGAAGAGGCGGTGGTTTATTTTGACAGACAGCTGTCTGTACTACTTTGAGTATACCACA gATAAAGACCCCATAGGAATCATTCCCCTTGAGaacctctgtgtgagagagatagaagaCTCTATCAAACAG TATTGTCTAGAGATCTACAACCCCAGAGGGCAGAAGATCAAGGCGTGCAAGACAGAGAACGGAGGCAGGGTGGTGGAGGGGAAACACCAGTCCTACAGGATGAGTGCAGCCACAGCAGATGAGAGAGATGACTGGATAGGCTCCATCAG aGCAAGTATCACCAAGGATCCCTTCTACGACCTGGTGTCATTGCGCAAGAGGAaagtcatcaacaacaacaatgcTTCACAGGACTAA
- the LOC139565117 gene encoding cytohesin-3-like isoform X2, whose translation MKSHSLSNTSNMGSQRKDSFLWGKASTMLSSMEKQEIDTMKFHKSDLLDDIQKLRLEINSVMTEIHNIEADEENKNVVRNKRFLCGKKKFNMDPKKGIQYLVDNDLLEWTAEAVAEFLYKEEGLNKTAIGNFLGEREEMHLQTLKAFVELHEFSDLNLVQALRQFLWSFRLPGEAQKIDRMMEAFATRYCDCNAGVFQSTDTCYILSFAVIMLNTSLHNPNVKDKPTLERFFSMNRGINNGGDLPNDLLMKLYESIRNEPFKIPEDDGNDLTHTFFNPDREGWLLKMGGRVKTWKRRWFILTDSCLYYFEYTTDKDPIGIIPLENLCVREIEDSIKQYCLEIYNPRGQKIKACKTENGGRVVEGKHQSYRMSAATADERDDWIGSIRASITKDPFYDLVSLRKRKVINNNNASQD comes from the exons ATGAAG TCACACTCTCTCTCCAACACCTCCAACATGGGCAGCCAAAGAAAAGACAGCTTCCTCTGGGGAAAAG CTTCCACAATGCTTAGCTCAATGGAGAAGCAGGAGATAGACACCATGAAGTTTCATAAGAGTGACCTATTAGATGACATTCAG AAGCTGAGGTTGGAGATTAACAGCGTCATGACGGAAATCCACAACATTGAGGCGGACGAGGAGAA CAAAAATGTTGTGAGAAACAAGAGGTTCTTATGTGGGAAAAAGAAATTCAACATGGATCCTAAAAAG GGTATTCAGTACCTGGTTGACAATGACCTGTTGGAGTGGACAGCAGAGGCAGTGGCTGAGTTCCTATACAAAGAGGAAGGACTGAACAAGACAGCCATTGGGAACTTTTTAGGAGAGAG GGAGGAAATGCACCTTCAAACTCTGAAAGCCTTTGTAGAACTACACGAGTTCTCCGACCTGAATCTGGTGCAGGCACTGAG GCAGTTCCTGTGGAGTTTCCGTCTCCCTGGAGAAGCCCAGAAGATTGATAGGATGATGGAGGCATTCGCTACACGCTACTGTGACTGTAATGCAGGGGTCTTCCAGTCAacag ACACCTGCTACATCCTGTCCTTTGCCGTCATCATGCTGAACACCAGTCTCCATAACCCCAACGTGAAGGACAAGCCCACTCTGGAGCGCTTCTTCAGTATGAACAGAGGCATCAACAACGGGGGTGACCTGCCCAACGACCTGCTCATG AAACTCTATGAGAGCATTCGGAACGAGCCATTCAAAATTCCAGAGGATGATGGGAACGACCTCACACACACTTTCTTCAACCCGGACAGAGAGGGTTGGCTGCTCAAAATGG GAGGAAGGGTGAAAACATGGAAGAGGCGGTGGTTTATTTTGACAGACAGCTGTCTGTACTACTTTGAGTATACCACA gATAAAGACCCCATAGGAATCATTCCCCTTGAGaacctctgtgtgagagagatagaagaCTCTATCAAACAG TATTGTCTAGAGATCTACAACCCCAGAGGGCAGAAGATCAAGGCGTGCAAGACAGAGAACGGAGGCAGGGTGGTGGAGGGGAAACACCAGTCCTACAGGATGAGTGCAGCCACAGCAGATGAGAGAGATGACTGGATAGGCTCCATCAG aGCAAGTATCACCAAGGATCCCTTCTACGACCTGGTGTCATTGCGCAAGAGGAaagtcatcaacaacaacaatgcTTCACAGGACTAA
- the LOC139565117 gene encoding cytohesin-4-like isoform X3, translated as MHLQTLKAFVELHEFSDLNLVQALRQFLWSFRLPGEAQKIDRMMEAFATRYCDCNAGVFQSTDTCYILSFAVIMLNTSLHNPNVKDKPTLERFFSMNRGINNGGDLPNDLLMKLYESIRNEPFKIPEDDGNDLTHTFFNPDREGWLLKMGGRVKTWKRRWFILTDSCLYYFEYTTDKDPIGIIPLENLCVREIEDSIKQYCLEIYNPRGQKIKACKTENGGRVVEGKHQSYRMSAATADERDDWIGSIRASITKDPFYDLVSLRKRKVINNNNASQD; from the exons ATGCACCTTCAAACTCTGAAAGCCTTTGTAGAACTACACGAGTTCTCCGACCTGAATCTGGTGCAGGCACTGAG GCAGTTCCTGTGGAGTTTCCGTCTCCCTGGAGAAGCCCAGAAGATTGATAGGATGATGGAGGCATTCGCTACACGCTACTGTGACTGTAATGCAGGGGTCTTCCAGTCAacag ACACCTGCTACATCCTGTCCTTTGCCGTCATCATGCTGAACACCAGTCTCCATAACCCCAACGTGAAGGACAAGCCCACTCTGGAGCGCTTCTTCAGTATGAACAGAGGCATCAACAACGGGGGTGACCTGCCCAACGACCTGCTCATG AAACTCTATGAGAGCATTCGGAACGAGCCATTCAAAATTCCAGAGGATGATGGGAACGACCTCACACACACTTTCTTCAACCCGGACAGAGAGGGTTGGCTGCTCAAAATGG GAGGAAGGGTGAAAACATGGAAGAGGCGGTGGTTTATTTTGACAGACAGCTGTCTGTACTACTTTGAGTATACCACA gATAAAGACCCCATAGGAATCATTCCCCTTGAGaacctctgtgtgagagagatagaagaCTCTATCAAACAG TATTGTCTAGAGATCTACAACCCCAGAGGGCAGAAGATCAAGGCGTGCAAGACAGAGAACGGAGGCAGGGTGGTGGAGGGGAAACACCAGTCCTACAGGATGAGTGCAGCCACAGCAGATGAGAGAGATGACTGGATAGGCTCCATCAG aGCAAGTATCACCAAGGATCCCTTCTACGACCTGGTGTCATTGCGCAAGAGGAaagtcatcaacaacaacaatgcTTCACAGGACTAA